The Microplitis demolitor isolate Queensland-Clemson2020A chromosome 9, iyMicDemo2.1a, whole genome shotgun sequence genomic sequence gatgtacagaaaaaaattattttttttacaagcatgatttattattatttaatatttcatatttactatacttttGGCTATATTGTGGATTGTACTGctgttatgaaaaatatatatactaatttattatatatttaaatttaatacagcaaaaattattatttatttatatataagtatatgtatttataaatttagtttctTGTGCTAATTACGgcagaatttttaattctttgaagATTATTTAACAGTCTgcattcaattatatttatatatatttatatcatacaATATAATGGTgccaaaatatatttttttagtttaacctcaaaaatttaattttatcaaaaaaatttccggtgaaatttttattctagagGGCGTTCATTGATTTCTTTGTTCTGTTAACAGAtaaaccaataactttttttaaatagatttgtaaataattatatcgtTTATCaaaactattgaatttattgacagttttattttatttattagttggCTATTGGCCCTAATGGTCCACATGcctaaattttcttaaataagaTTCTATTAGTCttcagttaaattattaagacactgcaaaattttctgattaaaaactccgattaaatttaaatccgaTTGGAAAATTTCAATCGCATTCAATAGgaaaataattggaaaaaaaatattgttcgcTGATAGAAtctaattgaaaattttctatcggatttaattagaaaataatcgaaaaataaatttattattttccgaatagatctgattcaaattttccaattGGAATTAAtcagaaaacaataaatactatttccaATTAATTCcgattgaaattcaatcgaaTACTTGGAACGCTTCGGAgaaattctaattaaatttttgttcccGACTGAATCTGATTCGGTTTTAATCGGAGTTTGTTATCAGGCTAAACAATGCGAtacaataaaacattaaactgattgttttaattttaattataaatatcactTGCAAAATATCGagttctttaattaaataattttttttttttagtcaaaactcatattttttattaatacattttCCCATAATTTGAGGTTAGAATTATTATGAaacaataattactaatttgaaaaatcttaCTGTTTCCTATTTTTCACATATAATTTAGACATAATTTGAACGTTTTGTAGTCAAGAATTTCTTccaattacatatttaaaaaatatatattaacgttaatgaactttttataaatgGTGGCGATCTATGATTTAAATACCAACTTATATTTTGAGGCAAgtgttatttaatgaaaatcccactcataaaaatatatactttgaCACCATAtatttgctattttttttttataaattaaatttaacaataattaataagcatcagcttttaaattataaaaagtagaCAGTAAGGAAGATtagaatttcatttatttatttttttataaatatttaaaacttattaattaatgccTCATATATTTGTCATGTTTCgcatcaatttaataaacaacttAATTATTTCTCGGGAACTCTAactatttctaattttattaatccgAATCTAATAAGTGCTTACTTtcactttgtaaaaaaaaaaaaaactgaattctAGTTTGAGCTCTCGGAAAAaatactcatatataatcatataaatatatcatcatatttaaatatttttccagaATTTCAATatctatttactattttaattatttggtcCCACAAAAAATTCCACGATCTAAATAAAGATTTCTAATTAGGACAGGTtcagttcttttttttaaaaccccgATCACTAATTAGAGTAAAAGTACCATTTGGTTCCactacttaattttttagacatttaccaatgaagctgaagctagcggccgtaataagtagcgaccagaatttttttccgtggccgctacttattacggcCGCTAGCTCTAGcttcatatatttactattttatataaattaataacaaaagtacacagaaaaaaataaattacttgccgtattaattttttttattataaattgagccaagaaaaaacttcgtgtatttttttcaagtctatgtctaaaaacaaattttattctaatccGTTGATTAAAGTTTCTCTGaacgcattaaaaaaattaattgtcactGCGCAcacaagtaaattttttaaatttttgagtggccaaaaaacggtacctctaccctgttatttaacattttaaaaataatatacttgAGTTTGAATTTGAACATGACCGAGGAATATTCGTGAGGTTCTATAGGaatgtggaaaaattttacttaataaagcAGACTTATATtccatcaataaaaattgtacgtgtatgtgataaatttaatgtaaaatttaaaaaaaaaagtttgtatgtataaacagaaaaaaaaaaattatcagacaaTTCAAGTGATAGTAGAGTTCCTGGAAAGTTTCCACATGAcgataaacgttttttttttgtaatatgctttcgaattattatcattatttattcatttatgttttattcttcatttattttttttctttcactaaTTCGCATACTCGTTAGTTACAAAACCACATGGTCACTCATTCGAGCTTCGTTCGATATTACTTtacttaaaacaaaaaactttCTATACCGACACTTACTTACTAACTtaataagaaacaaaaaagaagtaattgataattatatacattaaaaaaatattaccccatatttaaatgtaagttagcatcgtaatttaaaaaaattaacgagtATTAACTATCACGGTTGGGATGCTTGGCAAGAAATCTTCGAGGCCATGGCAATGGCCAGTCATATTGTCTTGGTACAGTTGCaccaacatttttttcaaagtatctAAACAATGGGAACCACCATAATCgtgccaaaaaattatttggtccATATTGCtgcaattcaaatattttttattaattcatatacttaaatatatattaattcatatttttattaataattaaaacgacCGGTAGCTTAAAAAACTAGTATTGTTCTGAAACAATCTAACCCTAACCTCAAAATTTACTCAAACAAtggtaatattattaattgtatatttaatattatgtaatattatataatatattgtataatattattaattgtatatttatcataattaaatgaaggtttagtaaaaattaatgatttcaTTCATAACCGGACTTGAAAACATCTTATTGGTTTAGTCGTAACAATTTTCTAACCAAAGTCtagagttgaaaaaatttgtttcaaattcaaatactaGCCAGGCTTAGATTTGACATAGCTCGTAGTGGGGGTAAATATTGAGGAGAAGTTCCGAGTTAATGAAATTCgttatacaataattataaattaattataattataaataaataaaaaatgatgttaTTAATACCTTCAATTGCGCGTTATTTGCTAATGTGTGATAAATATACCACAATCGTGTTGTAACCCAATATGCAATAATAACGTCAACGGTGTAATGACAGTGTGCTATTAACACCATAATAACACCAAGAAATGCTGTTATTCCAGCGATCCAGTGTATTGGTTGACATCTTTTTGGTGAGTctataaatagaaatatagataaatataattgtatagatatgtatagttattttatcaaaagatAACACTTACATTCTTTGATAATCAGGTAAGAAAGTACAAGAACAACAGTATGAccgctaaaaataaaatcaccgCAGTAAGTATGCTTGCCGTTTATCGACAATCCAAAACCTGATATCAGTTGGAGTACACGTTTAGTTATAATAAGCGGTGTTGTATGATTTAATTTAGGACTACAGTAATATGTTTTACTAGACATTGGCAGGACTGtcacataaaatgttatactTCTCATCATATACAATAGAcccattaatataaatattcgtCTCACAACTATAAAcctagaaaatattattattattattattattattattattattattatatttatttacaatattcaaaaactggcaacattttaatattaataataaagtaatctttgaatttgaattcataaattattaagttttacgaaactattttttactagatttcatagaaattcAACTTTTGCATTTGTTTTTGTGACGTAACTTGGATAAAAGTtttccataatattttaatattatccgACTCTACCATCTCTATACTTCTATACTTCACCGTTTATCTTACGGCTTTAAAgaatttatctatattttgAAACTTCACCATCTCTGTACTTCTATACTTCACCGTCTCTATACTTTGATAGTTTACCGTCTTTATACTTCTATACTTCACCGTGCCTATACTTCTATACTTCACCGACTTTATACTTACATAGTTTACCGTCTTTATTCGCTATGAGTGTGACTGCagcgccagacaaaatatgaactacgggaggctgtcagagtatgtttttatacgtatgtcaatagcaagaaacataaaaataaataaatattataaataatagtaaaaaaaaaagttgtaaaaaatatgtgacagttttatagtaattgcagttttgttttttagctaaacgaatcaacaataagtaagtataatgataaaaaataaaaaagaatgcagtaagcatttaggttaagttgtttgaaattcatatcaaagtcaaaatatgatattgaggaaaaaatcaaaatgaaaaataaataattaaatgataacaaaataaatactttcacgTGTGCTTGCTTACAATTTCAGTAATCATAGCCTCCCGTAACTCCGAAAGTAACCACTGCAAACGCTTCAGTCAATTTGATTTCCCCTACCATGGCTTCACTCAGAGCGAATACTTTTATACTTCACCGTGTCTATACTTCATCGTCTCTATACTTCTATAGTTTACcgtatttatacttatatactTCACCGATTTTATACTTCTATAGTTTACCGTCTTTATACTTCTATACTTTACCGTATCTATACTTGTATCCTTCACCGTTTCTATACTTCTATACTTCATTGTCCATCTTAcggctttaaataaattaatattttctaatagTACACTACATTctaaaacttattattattattattattattattattattattattattattattattattattattattattattattattattattattgttgttattgttgttgttaaagtaaaatttcaaattaaattaactgaaATCGATAATTCTAAAATAGGccaaacaaatatttacattatgcTTATGCTTATAACTTTTCTATGTTATCCATCATtctaagtaaacaaaaaaaaatctacaaataCCCAACTAGGTCATACAGTAATTTAACCTTAATCTTTATACaagtcgataaatttaaatattattgtcaattagataaaaaaaactctgtcaatattgatatcaattactttcaaatttacaatcagaactataaattaaaattaagaaccGAATAATTACTAGACCAAGTATTTATGCCGACAAAGTTATCAAAACTCGAGGAATTTATACAACAAAGTTTCAAAAGTAAACCAGTAAATAGAAATCAATAAACAATCAGCGCAACTTTTTGTTCAATACAATATTTGCCCGcgaaattcaaacaaaaaattttctaacctCTTTACTGTTAATTACtcaaacaaagaatttaacctaacaatttttttgttttgttcgAATGTAGCAGACCCGAGacattttctaaattttaaataaataaataaataaaaataataaaatttaaaaaaatgcacgtacGATTTTTCTCAGATCTAATTaggcattttaaaatttttattctattaatttattcaaaaatttaaaaaattcccactCACtagttacattcacactcatgttttcataaataataaacgtataaaatatataaaaaatagttacctATGCTTATGAAATATTACTAATAACGCAGCAGAAttagatataataataattaaaatttccgaGACATCAAGTGCCCAATTTTGTGCTTCAATATTATCTAGTACAATATCTGGTAATGGATCAACACTACGATCCGGTACACGTTCATGTAACATTGCAAGTGATGTTGTTgttagtataaaattaaaaaccataaataaaaatgctgaaaaaataaaaacaatgataaatataagtaattaattatttatttatttatttagcaataaataaattaccaaataCAGTTTTCCATTTTTCTTTTGGAAAACGCGGCTCTTCTCTCAGAGGCGGTGGTATATCAATTTTGACAATACCACTACCATTTTGAATACCACTGGTATGACGTGTATGACTTATATTATCTATTTTGTCATTATCATCTTCATAGTAGTCAGCACTAGAACCAACGGCACCCCAACGGTCTTTACTTTTAGCTGGTGCTCCTGGTAGAAGCGGTTGTCGCTGATAAACGTCACTCGACTGTGCCATTCCACTGGTACTTCCATCAACTGCAACTTCAATGTCCCTATCGTGATTCTGCTCACTGTTACTACTTAATGGTCGATCAAAACTACCGTAATCACTGTGTAGACTCGTTGCTTTATGGTCCAATACCATCCTGTAACAAAAAAGaacaaattatcattattattttttttattacgtcatacagttaattaatttgtaattattcgtaaattatatacattttcaaAGCTTTAATTGAGGAAACCGCTGACTGAAAAGcgataaatatgttaaaattttttaaattattctctagattattttattatttaaaaaaatatgttattgcTCATAAATCTTGAAAGCCTCtagtatttttacttaaaaataataaagataattacGTTTTTCTTCGactaaaaagaaatttctacGGAAAACAAAATGgccgttaaaattaaaaatggcggataattttaaaaatatggcGGGAAATGTTTTAACCTTGAAAATGgaattcaaaataacttttttgcgcaatagaattattttgatCGCAAGCGGAAGTCTATAGTTATTTCTAGAGGAAAAGCGAACCGGaagttaaattcaattatcgattcaatcaatttaaaattagcgctaaatttaaactaattatcgtacgataataaatagatatataataaaatacgcgggaaaatatttactttgaatattcaaataaatatttagacgTTTTATGCTTGCGGTTAATTTTCACAGTCTAAAGTTAGCGGTTTccttgatttaaaataattatttaccaaGTATGTGGACATGCACATTGTTGTGGACAACACATGGTCTTTATTTCTATacactcattatttttattatttttattatatcttattttgcAGGCGAATTTATGAACAGGAGTTAAATATACTTTTGTCCTCATGGTTATTTCGTAACTAACTTTTACAAAACTAATTTACGTATTATATAGAATGttagtattataattatttttttctttaaacctgtttttatcaattttaaactttaaattatacgAATGTTATCAGCTTGGGCACTGCGTATAGCAAATGTGAGTCAACTTTTATTCGAAAGATAGGAAACCGCacttaatagtaaaaaattatttttaaaaatgttttcgctgttttatattttttccttaataaaattttacgcgAACGCAATATTTTTGTTGGGtaaaggtaaaaaattatgtaataattataacggCGTAACGACTAAGACAGTCATGGATGTTGTAATGTCTAtttaaaagtagaaaaattaaataatgctgGTAATTCACGTCTGGTTAaacgaataatattttattttacgaatGACAATTGATACTCAttactcataaataatatacacacatatgtaGATACGTATTAGTGTAAACTGTCATTTatgagataatatatatagagaattaaaaaaaaatatttataacttatttttacagATGGTTAATACAAATACTTATACTCTaggacaaattattaatagtcaaggatttattgaaataataattactttattattagttatttttgatgacattttgaatatttcaatGTCAGTGTTATAATTTAACCATATATTCAACAGCGACAGagaatttactatttttaaataaatttaaatataagcgttaattttttatccgcCTTACAGCAGTACTTCCTTATCGtcttcaaatattttgaaagtatttctAATTTGAGTGCCCATCTTACGGCGAGTCACAATTTTATGCCATTTTACATATTGATGTCTTCCATcttacaacaaaaaatattttaagagcattattaaatagtaattaaatttttactagcCATCTTATGGCAtttaattgttcaaaaatacattttcaatCTTTATAATCCATCTAAcagcaaataatttatcaaaatacattaaaaatttccccgattcttgaaaattttataatccatCTTACAGCAACGGAATAATCGAATCTCAACTCAAGTATCCATCTTGCGACAGATTATATTTACATCAATGTATGTACCTTTATTTTCCATCTTacagcaataatattttagaagACTTGTTAAACACACTTTACACATTTACCACCCATCTTACGGCACTAAACTAGTCGGTAAGGCAGTCAAAATCCATCTTACGACAATAAAATAGTCGATACGGTGATCAGAATCCATCTTacgacaaaaatatttttttctattcggCTAACAGAATTTTGTTGTACTTCTCAAACTTTAATCGTCCATATTACgacatcaaaaaaattcaaattatcgcgcttaaaaataagtaaaaaaaaaaattccctcgtcttaataattcaaaagaaaacCTGACTCATAACTACTTGAAGCGTCAAGTgtctgaattaaataaaacagtaattttaatatattcccGGGTGTGTCTTTGCatcgtaataattattatcattatcatttaaataactcaaattacagtgctatcaataaaaaataacaaatataaatttcaaccTAGATTATGATAGCAAAAAACCGTGAAATCGATCTACTTACGGATCAGCCACCAAGATTGCCTGTTCACGTTGcatgtttacatatatatatatgtacgtatatataaataaataaaacagatACTGTCACAAAACTATCCACCCATTTGTTCACATGTATCACAgcatttacatatataattgcaacaatatataaatacagtaGTCATTACTCATagtactttaatttaaacgttttaaaaataacgccCATCACACGAAACAAACTCAACCGTTTatcttaagaaaaaataattttacgtaAAACTTGTAgtcataataacaataaatttgaatttacaaaGAATGTCAAGATCAAGTGAAAGGACAAAACAAGGTCTTTATCACtgaataacaaatatatacacgATCATGATCCACAATCTACACGTTAAACTCCAATCGTATTTTTatccattgaattttttactccGCAAAATATTCTAGTCTCAACTGCAAGATAAAGACTCCAGCCCGTACAAGACTTAACTGAAGACTAGTATAGTAGTCGCCGATGTCGACGTCGATGATGCGAAATGCGATGGATAAGGCAACTTTATAAGTCATTAAGTACAACAACTGTACAGTTAAGgcttataaaaagtttttaatactCTCGGTATAGAAAATAGATCAGAGTATCAGTACTCTGAGTATGAGGATTAACCGCGGTCACTACGCTTCGTAATATTTCAAACAACTAAACCGAGAAATACTCAACAACTAAACGTACTCATGGCTCCTTATGAgtacacatttatttttatgtacgtACTGCCTTATCATTCAATACAATCAAGCTTCTCATGCTTAAGGTCTTACGACATCAAAacttacatatatgtatatatattacaaatacaAATATCTATAGAAAATCTATAAACGTAAACGGTCAGAGCTAATTTTGATTGCGTTATCGTTTATTTAAGCTATCGTACAATCATCGAATTACCCCCACTTTTTATTTACGTGTTGggtctatatataaatatatattgaatggTTTATAAATACAACAACTATTACTACTTATTTAATCGTGTTttggtattaatttttacactcGGTGATTTAATTATGTTAAGGCCGTACAGTTTCATTTAAAAGTGAATGCTCGGTATTAATTGACagctgatatatatataatttaatttaaaattcccgcGGTTtagaatttcatttaattttgtttagttgattttatttattaagaaaaatacaggcgataatttatagtttttattttttttgtttactggagtgaaaaaaataaaaacttaattagCTTCGATGTAACAGTAAAAAGAATGataattagattttaattcctgtcattaaaaatgtttttaattttacttgatattttactagtttaattaaattttgattaaattttttttttattaattataactgcGTTAATACGCGagtataattagtaaattaatgtataattaaatgtacTTTGATTTGAATTACTCTTCCGGCAGCtggatttaatttttcaaatttttgttatcgtGGTTTAATGCGGCAATCTTATCTGTCCTAAATCTTATTgattttgataattgtaatcATGGAATAACTGAAAAAACGGATGTAGAGGCCGTTATTTTCTCGTGACTTTGTTTGTTAAATTTCTcaaggtaaaaaataattaaattttgaatttactaaCGATATCcgtaataaatgtttaaaaaactgtatttaatctgaaaatattttaaatttttatgttaaaaattgtAGAGTTTAAGaacaaaaacaaacaaacgaaTGATCTTCTcgcgcgcattttttaaatttaaattaattgaaggcTCTATCAAAATATCCATATGGTATTACATAGAAATTCATGGAAATCTATATAGGAGagtatggatttatataagaaCCCATGGGTATTtggatttatataagaatccaTGGGTATTTAGATTTCTATATGGGAAATTCTATAGGAAATTGTGGACACCTGAATTCCCATGGAAAATCTTCGTAAAAATCCCCATAAAAATACATACTaaattcccatatggattaGACATGATGtggttttttataaaacccatataaaaatctatatcaaAACCTATACTGGGTTTCTATAGGAAACCATAAGAATCTAAACTGAATTtccatatggatttttttaaaagggCGGCAATTAATCcaatgatacaaaatttaatcagttcGTTTTATCAGACGAAATTCTCCTCATTCtctcaacaataaattttacacccaactatttttattaccaaccataatttaatttaataaacttttttttaattaaattaaggaTTACTCAATTACCCAACgttttttacaaaacttttttagtaacataaaaaaatattctaataaaaaacagtctccataaattaataattaataagctcTTATTAACGGatataaactaattaaatttaattcaataaaaaattatgaagatttatatttaaaataaatcttgacTTTATACTATGACTTGACATGTAATTGGTATTTGTACCTAGATATttgtaagtatatatatttttacacacatgtatatacatctatacatATTTCCAGTTCAGTTGTCAGTGTAAGTTGGACAGTGAACAGTAACAAAGTGAGAGCGTAAATTGGAGCAACACGACCCGacaatttcatatattaactGTTCATATATCACGTGTTATATTCAACAGCGATCGATATACACTAATTTGGTTATTCATGTTGTTATTATAACACACAATGTCATCACAtccacacatatatatttaatataatgacatataagtattatatttaatgattcaTATCATCGgttattcatttttcttcatgtgtcatttttttacctcaaaaattattatttttttttaatgactcattttatttaatagtttatttttgtaacgtaaatattttaaattaaaaaaaatattacgtcacaaaaaaaatttttgtcaagtataaaaattaagtcgtatttaaaactttgtttttgccaaaattttatgtaatttctaaaaaaaactattaaagtATATACGtatagtatatatgtataaatataaataaacaaatatcaaTACCTTGTTGTTAGACATCCCCATACCTTGTAATTACAGAAGGCAATTCAACCTTGACAGGTAATCGTAATTtatgcattttatttataataaataataaaacaaattattaaatatatataaatatatacactaaGACACTCACTGTGCAGTGCGATAAattactgcaaaaaaaaaagtaaaataaaaaataataatagtaacaaaaaaattattaattataatcaacaCGTTTTTAGTGCGTGCGCAATCATgtgatttatgaaaaatgataaagcACTGacgatatatattattaataaataaatatatatatgaataaattaattattcagttagtaattatacattttttaacacaaCAACTAACCAactgcaattaaataaaaaccaattaattttttgaaaatacagACACTTGGATCGCAATTCGGAAGCTGATCTATGACGCAAACTCACAGAAGTTAATcactgacatttttttattttttttaataaccgtTAATTTATAGCGACATTTCAACACTgatattttatcttaatatacatacatacatactatgtatatttatatattttttttttagtaataagaataattagcagtaaataattgagtaaatttttgtaaataaaataaatggcaCTGTATTATTTAGGAGTTTAAATATGGCTGCTAAAGTCCGAGGGTGCcagacaaaattatttacaactttaaatatacatataaaatatatacatatacatatatagatatatattgcAACTATTTTTCTCTAGTTATTCCACAAGACAATTTACTACCATTTACAATAAACTAGTCTAGTAAAatgtaaatgtttatttttaaatcattgctgccaatttaaaaaaaatgttcccACGTTCTGCGCAAGtcacgttttatttatattcccTAGAATGAgcggtaaattttgaaaatttaaattatacatttttgtattttatttctaataattaatattattattgatatatattaatatatatatatatatatatatatatatatatatatatatatatatatatatatatatatatatatatatatatatatatatatatatatatatatatatataaatatatatatatatatatatatatatatatatatatatatatatatataattacctCAGTAAAGCTTTT encodes the following:
- the LOC103575346 gene encoding phosphatidylcholine:ceramide cholinephosphotransferase 2 isoform X6, which encodes MMVLDHKATSLHSDYGSFDRPLSSNSEQNHDRDIEVAVDGSTSGMAQSSDVYQRQPLLPGAPAKSKDRWGAVGSSADYYEDDNDKIDNISHTRHTSGIQNGSGIVKIDIPPPLREEPRFPKEKWKTVFAFLFMVFNFILTTTSLAMLHERVPDRSVDPLPDIVLDNIEAQNWALDVSEILIIIISNSAALLVIFHKHRFIVVRRIFILMGLLYMMRSITFYVTVLPMSSKTYYCSPKLNHTTPLIITKRVLQLISGFGLSINGKHTYCGDFIFSGHTVVLVLSYLIIKEYSPKRCQPIHWIAGITAFLGVIMVLIAHCHYTVDVIIAYWVTTRLWYIYHTLANNAQLKQYGPNNFLARLWWFPLFRYFEKNVGATVPRQYDWPLPWPRRFLAKHPNRDS
- the LOC103575346 gene encoding phosphatidylcholine:ceramide cholinephosphotransferase 2 isoform X2, with protein sequence MSGPTSTYIMKLQLLVIETDYCWRKALLRMVLDHKATSLHSDYGSFDRPLSSNSEQNHDRDIEVAVDGSTSGMAQSSDVYQRQPLLPGAPAKSKDRWGAVGSSADYYEDDNDKIDNISHTRHTSGIQNGSGIVKIDIPPPLREEPRFPKEKWKTVFAFLFMVFNFILTTTSLAMLHERVPDRSVDPLPDIVLDNIEAQNWALDVSEILIIIISNSAALLVIFHKHRFIVVRRIFILMGLLYMMRSITFYVTVLPMSSKTYYCSPKLNHTTPLIITKRVLQLISGFGLSINGKHTYCGDFIFSGHTVVLVLSYLIIKEYSPKRCQPIHWIAGITAFLGVIMVLIAHCHYTVDVIIAYWVTTRLWYIYHTLANNAQLKQYGPNNFLARLWWFPLFRYFEKNVGATVPRQYDWPLPWPRRFLAKHPNRDS